A region from the Triticum urartu cultivar G1812 chromosome 1, Tu2.1, whole genome shotgun sequence genome encodes:
- the LOC125549049 gene encoding putative germin-like protein 2-1 — MASGFILLALLALSASSALASDPGQLQDFCVADRTSQVFVNGFACKDPKTALVEDFFFSGLHMAGNTSNKQGSAVTAVNVAQIAGLNTLGISLARVDYAPYGQNPPHIHPRATEILTVLEGSLYVGFITSNPENKLFSKVLNKGDVFVFPQGMIHFQFNYGTNKAIAIAALSSKNPGVITIANTVFGSNPSISGDILAKAFQVDKKMVDHIQAQF, encoded by the exons ATGGCCTCAGGGTTCATCCTCCTTGCCCTTTTGGCTTTGTCAGCTTCTAGTGCTCTTGCCTCCGACCCAGGCCAGCTCCAGGATTTCTGCGTCGCTGACAGGACATCCCAAG TTTTTGTCAATGGATTTGCATGCAAAGACCCAAAGACTGCCTTGGTAGAAGATTTCTTTTTCTCTGGCCTTCACATGGCCGGGAACACGAGCAACAAGCAAGGTTCCGCGGTTACCGCAGTTAATGTGGCGCAAATTGCTGGGCTGAACACTTTGGGCATCTCCCTGGCTCGTGTCGATTATGCACCCTACGGTCAAAACCCACCGCATATCCACCCCCGTGCAACCGAGATTCTGACCGTGCTGGAAGGCTCGCTCTATGTTGGTTTCATCACCTCAAACCCTGAAAACAAGTTGTTCTCAAAAGTTCTTAACAAAGGGGATGTGTTTGTGTTTCCACAAGGGATGATTCACTTTCAGTTCAACTACGGAACCAACAAGGCGATAGCCATTGCAGCGCTGAGCAGCAAAAATCCTGGAGTGATCACCATAGCCAATACAGTGTTTGGATCGAATCCATCCATCTCAGGTGATATACTTGCCAAAGCCTTCCAGGTGGACAAGAAGATGGTAGACCATATTCAAGCTCAGTTCTAG
- the LOC125549151 gene encoding putative germin-like protein 2-1, with protein MAAQFFLLALFALSTCRALASDPGQLQDFCVADRTSQVFINGFACKDPKTAMVEDFYFSGLHMAGNTSNKQGSAVAAVNVAQIAGLNTLGISLARVDYAPYGQNPLHIHPHATEILTVLEGSLYVGFVTSNPENKLFSKVLNKGDVFVFPQGLIHFQFNIGANKAIAITALSSKNPGVITIANAAFGSKPSISDDILAKAFQVDKKIVDRIQDQF; from the exons ATGGCAGCACAGTTCTTCCTCCTTGCCCTATTCGCTCTGTCCACTTGTCGTGCTCTTGCCTCCGACCCAGGCCAACTCCAGGATTTCTGTGTCGCCGACAGAACATCCCAAG TTTTCATCAATGGATTTGCATGCAAAGACCCGAAGACTGCCATGGTAGAAGACTTCTACTTCTCTGGCCTTCACATGGCCGGGAACACGAGCAACAAGCAAGGCTCCGCTGTGGCCGCAGTTAATGTTGCACAGATTGCTGGCTTGAACACTTTGGGCATCTCCCTGGCCCGTGTTGATTATGCACCCTATGGTCAAAATCCACTCCACATCCATCCCCACGCAACCGAAATCCTGACGGTGCTGGAAGGCTCGCTCTATGTTGGTTTTGTCACCTCCAACCCCGAGAACAAGTTGTTCTCGAAAGTTCTGAACAAAGGAGACGTGTTTGTGTTTCCGCAAGGTCTTATTCACTTTCAGTTCAACATTGGAGCCAACAAAGCGATAGCCATTACGGCGCTGAGCAGCAAGAACCCTGGAGTAATCACCATAGCCAATGCAGCGTTTGGATCCAAGCCATCCATCTCAGATGATATCCTTGCCAAAGCATTCCAGGTGGACAAGAAAATTGTAGACCGTATCCAAGATCAATTCTAG